In Panthera leo isolate Ple1 chromosome F3, P.leo_Ple1_pat1.1, whole genome shotgun sequence, one genomic interval encodes:
- the BCAN gene encoding brevican core protein, protein MRVPSSSLSMAPLFLPLLIALALAPGPTASTDALEGDSSEDRAFRVRISGDAPLQGVLGGALTIPCHVHYLRPPPGRRAVLGSPRVKWTFLSGGREAEVLVARGLRVKVSEAYRFRVALPAYPASLTDVSLALSELRPNDSGIYRCEVQHGIDDSSDAVEVKVKGVVFLYREGSARYAFSFARAQEACARIGARIATPEQLYAAYLGGYEQCDAGWLSDQTVRYPIQTPREACYGDMDGFPGVRNYGVVDPDDLYDVYCYAEDLNGELFLGAPPDKLTLEEARAYCRERGAEIATTGQLYAAWDGGLDRCSPGWLADGSVRYPIVTPSQRCGGGLPGVKTLFLFPNQTGFPNKYSRFNVYCFRDSGQPSTTPEASDPASDGLEAIVTVTETLEELQLPREAVESESRGAIYSVPIVEDGGGARSPPEDPAEAPRTLLEFETQSIVPPPGSSEEEGKALEEEDEEEEEEEAEEEALWAWPSELSSPDPEASLPTEPTPEESLLHASPPPARPVLQPGASPPPDGEPEAPRPPRVLGPPTETLATPTNGKLASPPPPTPVGEREVGEEAGGPELSGVPRGESEETGSSEDTPALFPATRAPEGARELEAPSEENSGRTVPAGTSVRVQPVLPTDSASQGGVAVAPSSGDCVPSPCHNGGTCLEEEEGVRCLCLPGYGGDLCDVGLRFCSPGWDAFQGACYKHFSTRRSWEEAETQCRMYGAHLASISTPEEQNFINSRYREYQWIGLNDRTIEGDFLWSDGVPLLYENWNPGQPDSYFLSGENCVVMVWHDQGQWSDVPCNYHLSYTCKMGLVSCGPPPELPLAQVFGRPRRRYEVDTVLRYRCREGLTQRNQPLIRCQENGRWEPPQISCVPRRPARALHLAKAPGHQGRLLGRWKELLTPPSSPSPGP, encoded by the exons ATGAGAGT TCCCTCCAGCAGCCTGAGCATGGCCCCACTGTTCCTGCCCCTGCTGatagccctggccctggccccggGCCCCACGGCCTCAACTGATGCCCTGGAAGGGGACAGCTCAG AGGACCGGGCCTTCCGCGTGCGCATCTCGGGCGACGCGCCGCTGCAGGGCGTGCTGGGCGGCGCCCTCACCATCCCGTGCCACGTTCACTACCTGCGGCCGCCGCCGGGCCGCCGGGCCGTGCTGGGCTCCCCGCGGGTCAAGTGGACCTTCCTGTCCGGGGGCCGGGAGGCCGAGGTGCTGGTGGCGCGGGGGCTGCGCGTCAAGGTGAGCGAGGCCTACCGGTTCCGCGTGGCGCTGCCCGCCTACCCGGCGTCACTCACCGACGTCTCCCTGGCGCTGAGCGAGCTGCGGCCCAACGACTCTGGCATCTACCGCTGCGAGGTCCAGCACGGCATAGACGACAGCAGCGATGCCGTGGAGGTCAAGGTCAAAG GGGTCGTCTTTCTCTACCGGGAGGGCTCTGCCCGCTACGCTTTCTCCTTCGCCCGGGCCCAGGAGGCCTGTGCCCGCATCGGAGCCCGCATCGCCACCCCGGAGCAGCTCTACGCCGCCTACCTCGGGGGCTATGAGCAGTGCGATGCTGGCTGGCTGTCCGACCAGACCGTGAG GTATCCCATCCAGACCCCACGGGAGGCCTGTTATGGAGACATggatggcttccctggggtccGGAACTATGGCGTGGTGGACCCAGATGACCTCTATGATGTCTACTGCTACGCTGAAGACCTAAATG GAGAGCTGTTCCTGGGCGCCCCTCCAGACAAGCTGACGCTGGAGGAGGCACGGGCATACTGCCGCGAGCGGGGTGCAGAGATTGCTACCACGGGCCAGCTGTATGCAGCCTGGGATGGCGGCCTGGACCGCTGCAGCCCCGGCTGGCTGGCCGATGGCAGCGTGCGCTACCCCATCGTCACGCCCAGCCAGCGCTGCGGTGGGGGCCTGCCTGGCGTCAagactctcttcctcttccccaaccAGACCGGCTTCCCCAACAAGTACAGCCGCTTCAACGTCTACTGCTTCCGAG ACTCTGGCCAGCCCTCCACCACGCCTGAGGCCTCTGACCCAGCCTCTGATGGGCTGGAGGCCATTGTCACAGTGACAGAGACCCTAGAGGAGCTCCAGCTGCCGCGGGAAGCCGTGGAGAGCGAGTCCCGGGGAGCCATCTACTCCGTCCCCATTGTGGAGGATGGGGGAGGTGCAAGGTCCCCTCCAGAAGACCCGGCGGAGGCCCCTAGGACCCTCCTCG AATTCGAAACCCAATCCATCGTCCCTCCCCCGGGGTCCTCAGAAGAGGAAGGCAAGGCTTtggaggaagaagatgaagaggaggaagaggaggaggcagaggaggaggcccTGTGGGCCTGGCCCAGCGAGCTCAGCAGCCCAGACCCAGAGGCCTCTCTCCCCACTGAGCCAACCCCAGAGGAGTCACTCTTGCATGCCTCCCCACCGCCAGCGAGGCCAGTGCTGCAGCCTGGTGCCTCACCACCTCCCGATGGAGAGCCAGAGGCTCCCAGGCCTCCCAGGGTCCTTGGACCACCCACTGAGACTCTGGCCACTCCCACGAATGGGAAACTggcctccccaccacctcccactccggttggggagagagaggtgggggaggaggccggGGGTCCTGAGCTGTCTGGGGTCCCTCGAGGAGAGAGTGAGGAGACAGGGAGCTCTGAGGATACCCCTGCCCTGTTTCCAGCCACACGGGCCCCTGAGGGTGCCAGGGAACTGGAGGCCCCCTCTGAAGAGAATTCTGGAAGAACTGTCCCAGCAGGGACCTCAGTGCGGGTTCAGCCAGTGCTGCCCACTGACAGCGCCAGCCAAGGTGGAGTGGCCGTGGCCCCCTCATCAG gtgactgtgtccccagcccctgccacaaTGGTGGGACAtgcttggaggaggaggagggggtccGCTGCCTGTGTTTGCCTGGCTATGGGGGGGACCTGTGTGATGTTG GCCTCCGCTTCTGCAGTCCGGGCTGGGACGCCTTCCAGGGCGCCTGCTACAAGCACTTTTCTACCcggaggagctgggaggaggcCGAGACCCAGTGCCGGATGTACGGCGCGCACCTGGCCAGCATCAGCACGCCCGAGGAGCAGAACTTCATCAATA GTCGATACCGCGAGTACCAGTGGATCGGGCTCAACGACCGGACCATCGAAGGCGACTTCCTGTGGTCAGATGGCGTCCCTCTG CTCTATGAGAACTGGAACCCTGGGCAGCCTGACAGCTACTTCCTGTCCGGGGAGAACTGCGTGGTCATGGTGTGGCACGATCAGGGACAATGGAGTGATGTGCCCTGCAACTACCACCTGTCCTACACCTGCAAGATGGGTCTGG TGTCCTGTGGGCCTCCGCCAGAGCTGCCCCTGGCTCAAGTGTTTGGCCGCCCACGACGGCGCTATGAAGTCGACACCGTGCTTCGTTACCGGTGCCGCGAGGGGCTGACCCAGCGCAACCAGCCACTGATCCGCTGCCAGGAGAATGGTCGCTGGGAGCCCCCCCAGATCTCCTGTGTGCCCCGCAGGCCT GCTCGAGCTCTGCACCTGGCGAAGGCCCCAGGACATCAGGGGAGGCTACTGGGACGCTGGAAGGAACTTTTGACCCCTCCTTCCAGTCCCTCTCCAGGCCCCTAG
- the NES gene encoding nestin produces MEGCLGEESFQMWELNRRLEAYVARVKALEEQNELLGAELGGLRAQSGDASWRARADDELAALRALVDRRWREKHAAEVARDNLAEEVEGVAARCQQQRRARERAAAEAARSRREAEAEKGARARLSSRAAELERELEAVCAAHEQERAALSARPRAPRRPAAPRGPPAPAPELHELARRLGEAWRGAVRGYQERVALMEASLGQARERLGRAVQGAREGRLELRQLRAERGGLRERRAALEHRLEGRWQERLRATEQFQLAVEALEQEKESLQSQIAQVLEGRQQLAHLKMSLSLEVATYRTLLEAENSRLQTPGSGSKASLSFQDPKLELHFSGTPEGRHLGPLLSALSPTPLSSPLPDTLETPVPGFLKSQEFLQARTPTLASTPIPPTLLAPCAVTDAEIKTQDAPLSLLQPQLGRQWAPEAIWAKAKEAITTSVLPGPEEPGGEQQEASTGQSPEDHVPSAPPLNPDRPSLEAKGGEPNGSGMSSRFQEEGEGQIGGLAEKETVIEVKMVNGLQQETWQGDGGLNMKKIQDSQGPLEKETLKSLEEEIQEPLMSLEEQTHETLRSLEKENPESLRSSEEETLDTSKGLEKENQELLMSLEEKNADVVRPQETETLELLKPVGNEDSQTLRSLEEENQELMRSLEGTLETFVYPEKESQELVRSQEENFESMRDLEKENQEPLRTLEDGNRENLRLQERENQEFLNSLEDEKHKTLRTLEKENQEPLRSLEEEDQETTKPLEKENQEPVKPLEDENQETLKPLEKESQRSLRSLEEEDQETTKPLEKENQEPVKSLEDENQETLRPPEKDNQRSLRSLEEEDQETRKPLEKENQEPVKPLEDENQETLRPPEKESQRSLRSLEEEDQETTKPLEKENQEPVKSLEDENQETLRPPEKDNQRSLRSLEEEDQETTKPLEKENQEPVWSLEEDQATLRLLEKENQKPVGSLDKNQETLRPLEIEDQEPVGSLEDENQETLRPLEKENQRSLEEEDDQETMRPLEKESQEPVESLEEDQATLRLLEKVKQEPLKSLGKDQEIFRPLEKENQQLLRFLEEESAEVMRSPETENLESLQSAREDLGILQSLGTQEPLWSPGEVNRETMKPLERGSQEPLESVEENQETLRLLEQENQESRRSPGEWGLDNSRPPEGRGQESQRCLIEEEIPEQARNQESPGSLKEERQESPLSARHQGREERVADQELDQETPPGGAAGGKEAEAELDVREWGGLPGKSAGHGELQLAAAREVWSAGEGRPGGPEPEEQRVPVEGARGEGGPEGFQDPEGQPEQAGGPGLRAPQGVLEGRDLVLEGGEEAPRDGQVSEVASTAVGEAASGSQQGPEREVVVPPVGEEGLEAERRQGLEEPQKDPEEAAALKPELSSRAGRSTDPPEPPRGWEESEPEAPWGAEGAFPAETLCRALGGSGTPQPGPQGPEDAGEEAVLEPASPPKPSEPRSPTPIPGDAPGPQPLAAGSQEAGWGLEGQAEALGGVEGEPEELGSEGSPEDLQEEGEENREDSEADELGETLPDSTPLGLYLRSPASPKWDLLGEQRPPPQGETRKEGWDPCVLASEECGAQPGEEEEGEEEGRREEECGQDSDLSEEFEDLEAEGSLLPGVPGEAVEPPGQRPQMLLEPAAWEGDGESDGFADEEESGEEGEEDKEEEEGREPGAGLWGPGPSVSTLRALSGPQRGTVPGSETVDVSVPWDDSSRGIAADAGEESQDSTEPEPSGSEEESDPAPLEREDPVPGPLESRCGVGDTGLGAGDTLGVNGRVPSLKEELEHVNGGVVNGLEQSEGGGQGEPGGPQGDQRSPSEDEEEGGALKTPWAGPSLHLGPGQFLKFGQREGDVESWSSGED; encoded by the exons ATGGAGGGCTGCCTGGGGGAGGAATCTTTTCAGATGTGGGAGCTCAACCGGCGCCTGGAGGCCTACGTGGCGCGGGTCAAGGCGCTGGAGGAGCAGAACGAGCTGCTCGGCGCGGAGCTCGGGGGCCTCCGGGCGCAGAGCGGGGACGCCTCGTGGAGGGCCCGCGCCGACGACGAGCTGGCGGCCCTGCGGGCGCTCGTCGACCGGCGCTGGCGCGAGAAGCACGCGGCCGAGGTGGCGCGCGACAACCTGGCGGAGGAGGTGGAGGGCGTGGCGGCCCGGTGCCAGCAGCAGCGGCGGGCGCGGGAGCGGGCGGCGGCCGAGGCGGCCCGCAGCCGGCGCGAGGCCGAGGCCGAGAAGGGCGCCCGGGCGCGGCTGAGCTCGCGGGCGGCGGAGCTGGAGCGGGAGCTGGAGGCCGTGTGCGCGGCGCACGAGCAGGAGCGCGCCGCCCTGAGCGCCCGGCCgcgcgccccccgccgccccgccgcgccccgcgGGCCCCCCGCGCCGGCCCCCGAGCTGCACGAGCTGGCGCGGCGGCTGGGCGAGGCGTGGCGCGGGGCGGTGCGCGGCTACCAGGAGCGCGTGGCGCTCATGGAGGCGTCGCTGGGCCAGGCCCGCGAGCGCCTGGGCCGCGCCGTGCAGGGCGCCCGCGAGGGCCGCCTGGAGCTGCGGCAGCTGCGGGCGGAGCGCGGCGGCCTCCGGGAGCGCCGGGCCGCGCTGGAGCACCGGTTGGAGGGCCGCTGGCAGGAGCGGCTGCGGGCCACCGAGCAGTTTCAG CTGGCCGTGGAGGCCctggagcaggagaaggagagcCTGCAGAGCCAGATTGCCCAGGTCCTCGAAGGTCGGCAGCAGCTGGCACACCTCAAGATGTCCCTCAGCCTGGAGGTGGCCACATACAG GACCCTCCTAGAGGCTGAGAACTCCCGGCTGCAGACCCCCGGCAGTGGTTCCAAGGCTTCCCTCAGCTTCCAGG ACCCTAAGCTGGAGCTGCATTTCTCTGGGACGCCAGAGGGCCGGCATCTGGGAcctttgctctctgccctgaGCCCTACTCCCCTCTCCTCGCCCTTGCCTGATACCCTGGAGACACCTGTGCCAGGCTTTCTGAAGAGCCAAGAATTCCTCCAGGCCCGTACCCCAACCTTGGCCAGCACCCCCATCCCGCCCACCCTTCTGGCTCCCTGCGCTGTTACAGATGCAGAGATCAAAACCCAGGatgcccccctctccctgctccagccGCAGCTTGGGAGGCAGTGGGCTCCAGAGGCCATATGGGCTAAAGCCAAGGAGGCCATCACTACCAGCGTCCTGCCAGGACCAGAGGAACCCGGGGGTGAGCAACAAGAGGCCAGTACAGGCCAGTCCCCTGAGGATCATGtcccctcagccccacccctcaACCCTGACCGCCCTAGTTTAGAGGCCAAAGGTGGAGAACCCAATGGGTCTGGAATGTCCAGCAGATTCCAGGAGGAAGGTGAAGGGCAAATTGGGGGGctggcagagaaagaaacagtcaTAGAGGTCAAAATGGTGAACGGTCTGCAGCAGGAAACATGGCAAGGAGATGGGGGTCTGAACATGAAGAAAATCCAGGACTCCCAGGGTCCTTTGGAAAAAGAAACTCTGAAGTCTCTGGAAGAGGAAATTCAAGAGCCACTGATGTCTCTGGAAGAACAGACCCACGAGACACTGAGATCtctagagaaagagaatccagaaTCTCTGCGGTCTTCAGAAGAAGAGACTTTAGACACATCTAAAGGTCTAGAAAAGGAGAATCAAGAGCTATTGATGtctttagaagaaaagaatgCAGATGTAGTGAGACCTCAAGAAACAGAGACTCTAGAACTACTTAAGCCTGTAGGAAATGAGGACTCACAGACATTGCGATCTCTAGAAGAGGAGAATCAAGAACTAATGAGGTCTCTTGAAGGTACTCTAGAGACATTTGTATATCCAGAGAAGGAAAGTCAAGAATTAGTGAGGTCTCAAGAAGAGAACTTTGAGTCAATGAGAGATCTAGAAAAGGAGAACCAAGAGCCACTGAGAACTCTAGAAGATGGGAATCGAGAGAACTTGAGACTacaagaaagagagaaccagGAGTTTCTGAACTCTCTGGAAGATGAGAAGCACAAGACCTTGAGAACTCTAGAAAAAGAGAACCAGGAACCACTGAGGTCTCTGGAAGAAGAGGACCAGGAGACAACGAAGcctctagaaaaagaaaaccaagagccAGTGAAGCCTCTAGAAGATGAGAACCAGGAGACATTGAAACCACTAGAAAAAGAGAGCCAGAGGTCCTTGAGGTCTTTAGAAGAAGAGGACCAGGAGACAACGAAGcctctagaaaaagaaaaccaagagccAGTGAAGTCTCTAGAAGATGAGAACCAGGAGACATTGAGACCACCAGAAAAAGACAACCAGAGGTCCTTGAGATCTTTAGAAGAAGAGGACCAGGAGACAAGGAAGcctctagaaaaagaaaaccaagagccAGTGAAGCCTCTAGAAGATGAGAACCAGGAGACATTGAGACCACCAGAAAAAGAGAGCCAGAGGTCCTTGAGGTCTTTAGAAGAAGAGGACCAGGAGACAACGAAGcctctagaaaaagaaaaccaagagccAGTGAAGTCTCTAGAAGATGAGAACCAGGAGACATTGAGACCACCAGAAAAAGACAACCAGAGGTCCTTGAGATCTTTAGAAGAAGAGGACCAGGAGACAACGAAGCCTCTAGAAAAAGAGAACCAAGAGCCAGTGTGGTCTCTAGAAGAAGACCAGGCAACATTGAGACTTCTAGAAAAAGAGAACCAGAAGCCAGTGGGATCTCTAGATAAGAACCAGGAGACATTGAGACCTCTAGAAATAGAGGACCAGGAGCCAGTGGGGTCTCTAGAAGATGAGAACCAGGAGACATTGAGACCACTAGAAAAAGAGAACCAGAGGTCTCTAGAAGAAGAAGACGACCAGGAGACAATGAGGCCTCTAGAAAAAGAGAGCCAGGAGCCAGTGGAGTCTTTAGAAGAAGACCAGGCAACACTGAGACTTCTAGAAAAGGTGAAACAAGAGCCACTGAAGTCTCTTGGAAAAGACCAGGAGATATTTCGACCTCTTGAAAAAGAGAATCAACAGTTGTTAAGATTCCTAGAAGAAGAGAGTGCAGAGGTGATGAGATCTCCGGAAACAGAGAATTTAGAATCACTCCAGTCAGCAAGAGAAGACTTGGGAATATTGCAGTCTCTAGGAACTCAAGAGCCCCTGTGGTCTCCAGGAGAAGTGAATCGGGAGACAATGAAACCTCTAGAAAGGGGAAGTCAAGAACCACTGGAGTCGGTAGAAGAGAACCAGGAGACATTGAGGCTCCTAGAACAGGAGAACCAGGAGTCCCGGAGATCTCCAGGAGAGTGGGGCCTAGACAATTCGAGACCTCCAGAAGGGAGAGGTCAGGAAAGTCAAAGGTGCCTGATAGAGGAAGAGATCCCGGAGCAGGCGAGGAATCAGGAGTCCCCGGGGTCTTTGAAAGAGGAAAGGCAGGAGTCCCCGCTGTCTGCCCGACaccaggggagggaagagagagtggcGGACCAGGAACTAGATCAGGAAACGCCCCCCGGTGGGGCCGCAGGGGGCAAGGAGGCCGAGGCAGAGCTGGACGTGAGGGAGTGGGGTGGCCTCCCCGGGAAGTCCGCGGGGCACGGAGAGCTGCAGCTGGCGGCCGCAAGGGAGGTCtggagcgcaggggaggggcgccCAGGGGGCCCTGAGCCCGAGGAGCAGAGGGTCCCGGTTGAGGGAGCcaggggggagggaggccccGAGGGCTTCCAGGACCCTGAAGGCCAGCCAGAGCAAGCGGGGGGCCCGGGCCTCCGAGCTCCCCAGGGAGTGTTGGAGGGGAGAGACCTGGTGTTGGAAGGCGGAGAAGAGGCCCCCAGGGATGGCCAGGTCTCAGAGGTCGCCTCGACGGCTGTGGGTGAGGCTGCTTCGGGCAGCCAGCAGGGACCAGAGCGGGAGGTGGTGGTGCCACCCGTGGGTGAGGAAGgtttggaggcagagaggaggcagggcttGGAAGAACCCCAAAAAGACCCAGAGGAGGCAGCTGCTCTGAAACCAGAGCTTTCCAGCCGGGCTGGGAGGAGCACAGACCCCCCGGAGcctcccaggggctgggaggagtcGGAGCCCGAGGCCccctggggggcagagggggcgtTCCCTGCCGAGACCCTGTGCCGCGCTCTCGGCGGAAGTGGTACCCCTCAGCCCGGGCCCCAGGGGCCCGAGGACGCAGGGGAAGAGGCAGTGTTAGAGCCAGCGTCGCCGCCCAAGCCATCGGAGCCCCGGTCGCCCACCCCAATCCCTGGAGAtgcccctgggccccagcccctggctgcggggagccaggaggctggctgggggctggagggccAAGCGGAGGCtctgggaggggtggagggggagccAGAGGAGCTGGGTTCTGAGGGGAGCCCCGAGGATctccaggaggagggggaggagaaccGAGAGGACAGCGAGGCTGATGAGCTTGGGGAGACTCTTCCTGACTCCACTCCCCTGGGCCTCTATCTCAggtcccccgcctcccccaagTGGGACCTGCTTGGGGAGCAGAGGCCCCCCCCTCAAGGGGAGACCAGAAAGGAAGGCTGGGATCCTTGTGTGCTGGCCTCTGAAGAGTGTGGGGCCCAgccaggggaagaggaggagggggaggaggaggggaggagggaggaggaatgcGGTCAGGACTCTGACTTGTCAGAGGAATTTGAGGATCTGGAGGCTGAGGGTTCTCTCCTTCCTGGGGTCCCCGGGGAGGCTGTGGAGCCTCCAGGCCAGAGGCCTCAGATGCtgctggagcctgcagcctgggaaggggatggggagtCTGATGGGTTTGCAGACGAGGAAGAGAGCGGGGAGGAGGGCgaggaagacaaagaggaagaagaggggagggagccaggggctgGCCTGTGGGGCCCAGGGCCCTCTGTCAGCACCCTCCGCGCTCTGAGTGGCCCTCAGAGAGGGACCGTCCCGGGCTCTGAGACCGTGGATGTCAGCGTTCCCTGGGACGACAGCTCGCGAGGCATAGCAGCCGATGCCGGTGAGGAGTCCCAGGACAGCACCGAGCCCGAGCCCTCGGGCTCAGAGGAAGAGTCTGACCCTGCTCCCTTGGAGAGGGAGGACCCAGTCCCTGGCCCTCTGGAGAGCCGCTGTGGGGTGGGAGACAcgggcctgggggcaggggacaccCTTGGGGTCAATGGCCGGGTCCCCAGCTTGAAGGAGGAGTTAGAGCATGTGAATGGGGGGGTGGTAAATGGGCTGGAGcagtcagagggaggagggcagggagaaccAGGGGGCCCCCAGGGGGACCAAAGGAGCCCCtcggaggacgaggaggagggggGTGCCCTGAAGACTCCTTGGGCAGGACCTTCTCTTCACCTGGGCCCAGGCCAGTTCCTGAAGTTCGGTCAGAGGGAAGGAGACGTGGAGTCCTGGTCCTCGGGCGAGGACTAG